One Pseudomonas lalucatii genomic window carries:
- a CDS encoding ABC transporter substrate-binding protein, translating to MKQLLLASLMGSAIALATQAMAATTDLQALEQAARAEGAVNSVGMPDSWANWKDTWEDLNKLYGLKHLDTDMSSAQEIAKFAAEKDNATADIGDVGAAFGPIAVQQGVTQPYKPSTWEQIPAWAKDQDGHWMLAYTGSIAFIVNKKLVKDIPTSWADLKNGQYKVAIGDVSAAAQAVNGVLAAAIANGGDEKNIQPGLDFFAGIAEQGRLSLSNPTIQTLEKGEVEVGVVWDFNGLSYRDQIDPSRFEVLIPADGSVISGYSTIINKYAKHPNAAKLAREYILSDAGQINLAKGNARPIRAEYLSLPAEVQAKLLPNAQYAKVRPIKDAAAWEATSKALPQLWQEHVIINME from the coding sequence ATGAAACAACTGCTGCTGGCTTCACTGATGGGTTCGGCCATCGCCCTGGCCACCCAGGCCATGGCCGCCACTACCGACCTCCAAGCATTGGAACAAGCCGCGCGCGCCGAAGGCGCGGTGAACAGCGTGGGCATGCCCGACAGCTGGGCCAACTGGAAGGACACCTGGGAGGATCTGAACAAGCTGTATGGCCTCAAGCACCTGGACACCGACATGAGCTCGGCCCAGGAAATCGCCAAGTTCGCCGCCGAGAAGGACAACGCCACCGCCGATATCGGCGACGTCGGCGCCGCCTTCGGCCCGATCGCCGTGCAGCAGGGCGTGACCCAACCCTACAAGCCGAGCACCTGGGAGCAGATCCCGGCCTGGGCCAAGGACCAGGACGGCCACTGGATGCTGGCCTATACCGGCTCCATCGCCTTCATCGTCAACAAGAAGCTGGTCAAGGACATTCCCACCTCCTGGGCCGACCTGAAGAACGGTCAGTACAAGGTCGCCATCGGTGACGTCAGCGCCGCCGCCCAGGCGGTCAACGGCGTACTGGCCGCGGCCATCGCCAACGGTGGCGACGAGAAGAACATCCAGCCGGGCCTGGACTTCTTCGCCGGCATCGCCGAGCAGGGCCGCCTGTCGCTGTCCAACCCGACCATCCAGACCCTGGAAAAGGGTGAGGTGGAAGTCGGCGTGGTCTGGGATTTCAACGGCCTGAGCTACCGCGACCAGATCGACCCGAGCCGCTTCGAGGTGCTGATCCCCGCCGATGGCTCGGTGATCTCCGGCTACAGCACCATCATCAACAAGTACGCCAAGCACCCCAACGCCGCCAAGCTGGCGCGCGAGTACATCCTCAGCGACGCCGGGCAGATCAACCTGGCCAAGGGCAACGCCCGGCCGATCCGCGCCGAGTACCTGAGCCTGCCGGCCGAGGTCCAGGCCAAGCTGCTGCCCAACGCCCAGTACGCCAAAGTCCGGCCGATCAAGGACGCCGCCGCCTGGGAGGCCACCTCCAAGGCCCTGCCGCAGCTGTGGCAGGAGCACGTGATCATCAACATGGAGTAA
- a CDS encoding ABC transporter ATP-binding protein, producing the protein MSFLSIQGLHKSYGQTSIFSDIDCEIGQGEFVTLLGPSGCGKSTLLRCIAGLTGVNGGQILLDGEDLVPLAPQKRGIGMVFQSYALFPNMTVRENVAFGLRMQQVKADESSRRVGEALDMVELGEFATRYPQQLSGGQCQRVALARSLVTRPRLLLLDEPLSALDARIRKHLREQIRGIQQELGLTTLFVTHDQEEALVMSDRIFLMNAGRIVQSGDAETLYTAPVDAFAAGFIGNYNLLDAEAASRLLGRPVGGRIAIRPEAIALGAQGEIEALVRSHSLLGNVIRYRVEARGVELLVDVLNRSVADMHPSGQRLALHIAPHAIHEVA; encoded by the coding sequence ATGAGCTTCCTGAGCATCCAAGGCCTGCATAAGAGTTACGGCCAGACTTCGATCTTCAGCGACATCGACTGCGAAATCGGCCAGGGCGAGTTCGTCACCCTGCTCGGCCCCTCCGGCTGCGGCAAGTCCACCCTGCTGCGCTGCATCGCCGGCCTGACCGGGGTCAACGGCGGGCAGATCCTCCTCGACGGCGAGGACCTGGTGCCGCTGGCGCCGCAGAAACGCGGCATCGGCATGGTGTTCCAGAGCTACGCGCTGTTTCCCAACATGACCGTGCGCGAGAACGTCGCCTTCGGCCTGCGCATGCAGCAGGTCAAGGCGGACGAGAGCAGCCGGCGCGTCGGCGAAGCCCTGGACATGGTCGAGCTGGGCGAGTTCGCCACGCGCTACCCGCAGCAGCTGTCCGGTGGCCAGTGCCAGCGCGTGGCCCTGGCCCGCTCGCTGGTCACCCGCCCGCGCCTGCTGCTGCTCGACGAGCCGCTGTCGGCGCTGGATGCGCGCATCCGCAAGCACCTGCGCGAGCAGATCCGCGGCATCCAGCAGGAACTGGGCCTGACCACCCTCTTCGTCACCCACGACCAGGAGGAGGCGCTGGTGATGAGCGACCGCATCTTCCTGATGAACGCCGGCAGGATCGTCCAGAGCGGCGATGCCGAGACCCTCTACACCGCACCGGTGGACGCCTTCGCCGCCGGTTTCATCGGCAACTACAACCTGCTGGATGCCGAGGCCGCCAGCCGCCTGCTCGGCCGCCCGGTTGGCGGGCGCATCGCCATCCGCCCGGAGGCCATCGCCCTCGGCGCCCAGGGCGAGATCGAGGCCCTGGTGCGCAGCCACAGCCTGCTCGGCAACGTCATCCGCTACCGGGTCGAGGCCCGCGGCGTGGAGCTGCTGGTCGACGTACTGAACCGTTCGGTGGCCGACATGCACCCCAGCGGCCAGCGCCTCGCGCTGCACATCGCGCCCCATGCCATTCACGAGGTGGCCTGA
- a CDS encoding ABC transporter permease, whose product MTAPLESTPKSPAALLPEQVTQPRARLRIPGKWLALLCLLPFALFFFAFQIAPLVWVAVHSLSVGDGWGLGNFEKVFSSRFYLQAIKHSLQIAFWSSLIGIVIAILGSYSLRQVDSRLRDFVIAFSNMTSNFSGVPLAFAFIILLGFNGALTILLKQIGVIEDFNLYSKTGLIVLYSYFQIPLGVLLLYPAFDALREDWRESAALLGAGTWAYWRHIGLPVLTPALLGTFVILLANALGAYATVYYLTTGNFNVLPIRIAGLVSGDISLDPDMASALAMVLVGLMALITVAHQLLLKRSYHATR is encoded by the coding sequence ATGACCGCGCCCCTGGAAAGCACCCCCAAGTCACCCGCCGCCCTGCTACCCGAGCAAGTGACCCAGCCGCGCGCACGCCTGCGCATCCCGGGCAAGTGGCTGGCCCTGCTCTGCCTGCTGCCCTTCGCCCTGTTCTTCTTCGCCTTCCAGATCGCCCCGCTGGTGTGGGTCGCGGTGCACAGCCTGAGCGTCGGCGACGGCTGGGGGCTGGGCAATTTCGAGAAGGTATTCAGCTCCAGGTTCTACCTGCAGGCGATCAAGCACAGCCTGCAGATCGCCTTCTGGTCGAGCCTGATCGGCATCGTCATCGCCATCCTCGGCAGCTACTCGCTGCGCCAGGTGGACTCCAGGCTGCGCGACTTCGTCATCGCCTTCTCCAACATGACCAGCAACTTCTCCGGGGTGCCGCTGGCCTTCGCCTTCATCATCCTGCTGGGCTTCAACGGCGCACTGACCATCCTGCTCAAGCAGATCGGCGTGATCGAGGACTTCAACCTCTATTCCAAGACCGGCCTGATCGTGCTCTACAGCTACTTCCAGATTCCCCTCGGCGTTCTGCTGCTGTACCCGGCCTTCGACGCCCTGCGCGAGGACTGGCGCGAGTCCGCCGCGCTGCTCGGCGCCGGCACCTGGGCCTACTGGCGGCACATCGGCCTGCCGGTGCTGACCCCGGCGCTGCTCGGCACCTTCGTCATCCTCCTGGCCAACGCCCTGGGCGCCTACGCCACCGTGTACTACCTGACCACCGGCAACTTCAACGTGCTGCCGATCCGCATCGCCGGGCTGGTGTCCGGCGATATCTCCCTCGACCCGGACATGGCCAGCGCCCTGGCCATGGTGCTGGTCGGCCTGATGGCGTTGATCACCGTGGCCCATCAGCTGCTGCTCAAGAGGAGCTACCATGCCACCCGTTGA
- a CDS encoding ABC transporter permease — MPPVEAKPGALYHRVMVWLLFTILLLPLAATLLYSLSTSWGATILPDGLTFKWYLALWSDARFLAAFGQSLLVCFAALLLAVLLILPLLFVVHYHFPRLDALMNILILLPFAVPPVVSSVGLLQVYGSGPLAMVGTPWILIGCYFTIALPFMYRAITNNLQAINLRDLMDAAHLLGASTWQAAFLVVLPNLRKGLMVSLFLSFSFLFGEFVFANLLVGTRYETLQVYLNNMRNSSGHFNSALVISYFFFVLVFTWAANRLNKDKT, encoded by the coding sequence ATGCCACCCGTTGAAGCCAAGCCCGGCGCGCTCTACCACCGGGTGATGGTCTGGCTGCTGTTCACGATCCTGCTGCTGCCGCTGGCCGCCACCCTGCTCTACTCGCTGTCCACCAGCTGGGGCGCGACCATCCTGCCGGACGGCCTGACCTTCAAGTGGTACCTGGCGCTGTGGAGCGATGCGCGCTTTCTCGCCGCGTTCGGCCAGTCGCTGCTGGTGTGTTTCGCCGCCCTGCTGCTGGCGGTGCTGCTGATCCTGCCGCTGCTGTTCGTGGTGCACTACCACTTCCCCAGGCTGGACGCGCTGATGAACATCCTCATCCTGTTGCCCTTCGCCGTGCCGCCGGTGGTGTCCTCGGTGGGCCTGCTGCAGGTCTACGGCTCGGGGCCCCTGGCCATGGTCGGCACGCCGTGGATCCTGATCGGCTGCTACTTCACCATCGCCCTGCCCTTCATGTACCGGGCCATCACCAACAACCTGCAGGCGATCAACCTGCGCGACCTGATGGACGCCGCCCACCTGCTCGGCGCCAGCACCTGGCAGGCGGCCTTCCTGGTGGTGCTGCCGAACCTGCGCAAGGGCCTGATGGTCTCGCTGTTCCTCTCCTTCAGCTTCCTGTTCGGCGAGTTCGTCTTCGCCAACCTGCTGGTCGGCACGCGCTACGAGACCCTGCAGGTGTACCTGAACAACATGCGCAACAGCAGCGGCCACTTCAACAGCGCGCTGGTGATTTCCTACTTCTTCTTCGTGCTGGTGTTCACCTGGGCCGCCAACCGCCTGAACAAGGACAAGACATGA
- a CDS encoding alkaline phosphatase family protein: MRHNVILVVLDGLNYQVARHALGHLQAYCGAGRAALYRLDCELPSLSRPLYECILTGVAPIDSGVVHNEVVRLSNQRSIFHYARDAGLCTAAAAYHWVSELYNRAPFVAARDRHTEAAELPIQHGHFYYADHYPDSHLFADAESLRRRHSPNFLLVHPMNIDDAGHKHGLDSPQYRNSARRADILLADYLAAWLEDGYQVLVTADHGMNNDRSHNGLLAEEREVPLFVLGEAFSLDSRAQPKQTELCGTVCELLGVPHDKPVCRELLK, from the coding sequence ATGAGACACAACGTCATCCTGGTCGTACTGGATGGCCTGAATTACCAGGTCGCCCGCCATGCCCTGGGCCACCTGCAGGCCTACTGCGGCGCCGGCCGCGCCGCGCTGTACCGCCTCGACTGCGAGCTGCCGTCGCTGTCGCGGCCGCTCTACGAATGCATCCTCACCGGCGTGGCGCCGATCGACAGCGGCGTGGTGCACAACGAGGTGGTGCGCCTGTCCAACCAGCGCAGCATCTTCCACTACGCCCGCGACGCCGGCCTGTGCACCGCCGCCGCGGCCTATCACTGGGTCAGCGAGCTGTACAACCGCGCGCCCTTCGTCGCGGCCCGCGACCGCCACACCGAGGCCGCCGAGCTGCCGATCCAGCACGGCCACTTCTACTACGCCGACCACTACCCGGATTCGCACCTGTTCGCCGACGCCGAGAGCCTGCGCCGGCGCCACAGCCCGAATTTCCTTCTGGTGCACCCGATGAACATCGACGATGCCGGCCACAAGCACGGCCTCGACAGCCCGCAGTACCGCAACAGCGCGCGCCGCGCCGACATCCTCCTGGCCGACTACCTGGCAGCCTGGCTCGAGGATGGCTACCAGGTGCTGGTCACCGCCGACCACGGCATGAACAACGACCGCTCGCACAACGGCCTGCTGGCCGAGGAGCGCGAGGTGCCGCTGTTCGTCCTCGGCGAGGCCTTCAGCCTCGATAGCCGGGCGCAACCGAAGCAGACCGAACTGTGCGGCACCGTCTGCGAACTGCTCGGCGTCCCCCATGACAAGCCCGTCTGCCGTGAGCTGCTGAAATGA